Proteins from one Bacteroides zhangwenhongii genomic window:
- a CDS encoding alpha-N-acetylglucosaminidase, with amino-acid sequence MCKIKCLFLLMLIVLCSSCKESTEDEKAMQQMVERLFPEYASQFSFEQSEKIDKDWYEIEAQGGIVRIRGNNANSMAVGLNYYLNHYCLTSVSWYVNDTVEMPEVLPMPPAKITSTARCKNRFFLNYCTFGYTMPWWTWKDWERLIDWMALNGINMPLAITGQESVWYRVWTKLGLTDEEIRNYFTGPAHLPWHRMSNLDYWQGPLPKEWLDTQEALQKQIVARERQFNMRPILPAFAGHVPSELKRIYPEAKISRMSSWGGFEDKYRSHFLDPLDPLFATIQKEFLEEQTKLFGTDHIYGADPFNEVAPPSWEPEFLANCSKHIYQSMTHVDPDATWLQMTWLFYIDRHLWTNERVEAFLKAVPQDKLLLLDYYCENTEVWKQTDRYFGQPYLWCYLGNFGGNTMLAGNTKEVGKRIENVYTNGGENFSGLGSTLEGFDVNPFMYEYVFSKAWDCNLPDSVWIEQLADRRIGLKNQQMRRAWKLLYDSIYTVPAALGQGTLMNARPCLKGNGNWTTTPTVAYSNETLFEVWEMLLKAGEHRHSTYEYDVVNIGRQVLGNYFGKLRDEFAEAYSRKQLPLLKQKGAEMKQLLRDVDTLLSTQSSFLLGKWIEDARSLGTDEASKNYYEENARTIVSTWGDKDQSLNDYANRTWGGLVSGYYAPRWEMFIDEVIRSVSNKQPFNADAFHQRVTQFEIDWVKSHERYPSEPVGNVVEIATLLMNKYKDSILKEKHNENN; translated from the coding sequence ATGTGTAAGATTAAATGTTTATTTCTACTGATGTTGATCGTATTGTGTTCTTCCTGCAAAGAAAGTACAGAAGATGAAAAAGCGATGCAACAGATGGTGGAACGTTTATTTCCGGAGTATGCTTCCCAATTTAGTTTTGAACAATCGGAAAAGATTGATAAAGATTGGTATGAAATAGAAGCGCAAGGAGGAATAGTACGAATACGGGGAAATAACGCAAATTCGATGGCTGTAGGGCTGAACTATTATCTGAATCATTACTGCCTTACCTCTGTTTCCTGGTATGTGAACGATACGGTGGAGATGCCGGAAGTATTACCCATGCCACCGGCAAAAATAACTTCGACTGCCCGTTGCAAGAACCGATTCTTTCTTAATTACTGTACCTTCGGTTATACAATGCCATGGTGGACATGGAAGGATTGGGAACGGTTGATAGACTGGATGGCTTTAAATGGAATCAATATGCCTTTGGCAATCACCGGACAAGAATCTGTCTGGTATCGCGTATGGACGAAATTAGGATTGACGGATGAGGAAATACGGAACTATTTCACAGGGCCTGCTCACTTGCCTTGGCATCGTATGTCTAACCTGGATTATTGGCAGGGGCCTCTGCCTAAAGAATGGCTGGATACACAAGAAGCATTGCAGAAACAAATCGTAGCCCGTGAACGTCAATTTAATATGCGCCCCATACTTCCTGCATTTGCCGGACATGTACCGTCGGAACTTAAAAGAATCTATCCGGAAGCTAAGATTAGCCGGATGAGTTCTTGGGGAGGTTTCGAGGATAAATACAGAAGCCACTTTCTGGATCCGCTTGATCCATTGTTTGCAACCATACAGAAAGAGTTTTTGGAAGAGCAAACTAAGTTGTTCGGAACAGACCATATTTATGGGGCAGATCCTTTTAATGAAGTAGCCCCTCCAAGTTGGGAACCGGAATTTTTAGCCAATTGCTCGAAGCATATTTATCAATCGATGACGCATGTCGATCCGGATGCTACTTGGTTACAAATGACATGGTTATTCTATATTGACCGACATTTATGGACAAACGAACGGGTAGAAGCTTTCTTGAAAGCAGTCCCTCAAGATAAACTGTTGCTACTGGACTATTATTGTGAGAATACTGAAGTCTGGAAGCAGACAGATCGGTATTTCGGGCAACCATATTTATGGTGCTATTTAGGAAATTTCGGAGGAAATACAATGCTTGCCGGAAACACCAAAGAAGTGGGGAAACGAATCGAAAATGTATATACCAATGGTGGAGAAAACTTTTCGGGACTGGGTTCTACTTTGGAGGGGTTTGATGTAAATCCTTTCATGTATGAATATGTTTTCAGTAAAGCATGGGATTGTAATCTGCCGGACTCTGTATGGATAGAACAACTGGCAGACAGGCGAATTGGCTTGAAAAACCAACAAATGCGTCGGGCATGGAAATTGCTTTATGACAGTATTTATACAGTACCAGCTGCTTTGGGACAGGGGACATTGATGAATGCGCGTCCTTGTTTAAAAGGAAATGGCAATTGGACGACTACGCCTACGGTAGCGTATTCCAATGAAACTTTGTTTGAGGTATGGGAGATGTTGTTGAAAGCCGGAGAACATCGACATTCTACTTATGAATATGATGTTGTTAATATAGGAAGGCAAGTGCTGGGGAATTATTTCGGGAAGCTTCGCGATGAATTTGCGGAAGCTTATTCCCGGAAGCAATTACCGCTATTAAAACAAAAAGGAGCTGAAATGAAACAACTACTGCGTGATGTTGATACTTTATTAAGTACACAATCTTCTTTTTTACTGGGAAAATGGATTGAAGATGCCCGTTCATTAGGTACAGACGAAGCCTCTAAAAATTATTACGAAGAAAATGCCCGTACTATCGTTTCAACCTGGGGAGATAAAGATCAAAGTTTAAACGATTATGCAAATCGTACTTGGGGAGGTTTAGTATCGGGATATTATGCGCCTCGTTGGGAAATGTTTATAGATGAAGTTATTCGCTCTGTTTCTAACAAGCAGCCGTTTAATGCTGATGCTTTTCATCAAAGAGTGACGCAGTTTGAAATTGACTGGGTCAAGTCACATGAACGTTATCCTTCCGAACCGGTTGGTAATGTTGTTGAGATTGCTACTTTATTGATGAATAAATACAAGGATTCAATTTTAAAAGAAAAACACAATGAGAATAATTAG
- a CDS encoding DUF3823 domain-containing protein: MNRARLYINIKLLLLAVLTLNLSGCELDERVDDLTGGYEGAFIDRLTGEKVATEYYGAKLKLLDLEYGNVAVPLEYNTLPEGTYRNTKVYPSRYKVWANGPFFELDTIYGDIRSFKKMDLIVTPNVTLKIKKVEVLYGITANVTFTYQVNDERSKNQEIGLVYGKEQYPGQRTAMNESESGSHTYKRIKKNLTELSGEFTETLFLNPNSTYYLRALGRTESAGDYWNYSEQTVINTTDIDLSSLPIEAAVGVSSATSAVLQWAFPPVVDEIKVSYTDRDGEEVMDKFKPTDYSYVANLPHNQKSTIKVQLLAKGVAGPEQTIEVQTKSLTDKYVPASNTRPENVPFYNDSEFKKSLSGEWALIYGPTIGEDWSTTDLRFEYFDWWNTWLIGFADRMPACQDIENFKSLTIQGEIQTLVDILPFVNLETLSIIKGKGFSVDKTINPKVDLTVLKKLKKLNTVIIGPDVPLTKKNFDDAGLTHLTITN, translated from the coding sequence ATGAATAGAGCTAGATTATATATAAATATCAAACTGTTACTTTTAGCAGTGTTAACACTGAATCTGTCAGGGTGTGAACTTGACGAACGTGTGGACGATTTGACCGGTGGCTACGAAGGCGCTTTTATTGACAGGCTGACCGGCGAAAAGGTGGCTACCGAATATTATGGAGCTAAATTAAAGTTACTTGATCTGGAGTATGGAAATGTAGCGGTTCCCTTGGAGTATAACACACTTCCTGAAGGAACATATCGCAATACCAAAGTATATCCTTCCCGCTATAAAGTATGGGCGAACGGACCGTTCTTTGAGTTGGATACCATTTATGGTGATATTCGTAGTTTTAAGAAAATGGACTTGATTGTTACCCCCAACGTAACATTGAAAATCAAGAAGGTGGAAGTGTTGTACGGCATTACAGCGAACGTCACTTTTACTTATCAGGTAAATGACGAACGCTCCAAGAATCAGGAAATAGGATTGGTATATGGCAAAGAGCAATATCCCGGACAACGTACGGCTATGAATGAAAGCGAAAGCGGTTCACATACTTACAAACGAATAAAGAAGAATTTGACAGAATTGTCGGGAGAATTTACGGAGACTCTGTTCTTAAACCCTAACAGCACATATTATCTAAGAGCTTTGGGACGTACGGAATCAGCAGGAGATTACTGGAATTATTCAGAACAGACTGTGATTAATACGACAGATATTGATTTGTCTTCCTTACCGATTGAAGCCGCTGTCGGAGTAAGTAGTGCCACTTCCGCTGTTTTGCAGTGGGCATTTCCTCCCGTTGTTGACGAGATAAAGGTTTCTTATACGGATCGGGATGGTGAAGAGGTGATGGATAAATTTAAACCTACGGATTATTCATACGTTGCCAATTTACCTCATAATCAAAAGAGTACAATCAAAGTACAACTTCTGGCGAAAGGAGTTGCCGGTCCGGAACAAACGATTGAAGTACAGACTAAATCTTTGACGGATAAATATGTACCTGCCTCAAACACTCGTCCGGAAAATGTTCCTTTCTACAATGATTCGGAATTTAAAAAATCATTATCCGGTGAATGGGCATTGATATATGGTCCTACAATCGGCGAAGACTGGTCCACTACCGATTTACGTTTTGAATATTTCGATTGGTGGAACACATGGTTGATAGGATTTGCTGACCGTATGCCTGCTTGCCAGGATATAGAGAACTTTAAATCACTGACTATTCAGGGAGAAATACAAACGTTGGTTGATATTTTACCTTTTGTTAATCTGGAAACACTTTCTATCATAAAGGGTAAAGGCTTCTCGGTGGACAAAACGATTAATCCGAAAGTGGACCTGACAGTTCTGAAGAAACTGAAGAAACTTAACACAGTTATTATAGGACCGGATGTGCCGCTTACTAAAAAGAATTTTGATGATGCGGGACTTACACATCTGACGATTACCAACTAG
- a CDS encoding RagB/SusD family nutrient uptake outer membrane protein, producing the protein MKVKSIIYMVLALSLCCGCSDWLTVDSKTILSEEDIAKYPELAEAQFLSNYAELRKSIHCIGDGAMSYRQHHLDAFTDDGASNITYENGVMRNNTPGTVFGGVFSQSKGEIFEAVWNYKTINVVNKFIATYKNSDNEGVLSTVGEAYFIRAYLYFEMVKRYGGVPLYSSPLDDVSSINNRSTEEKSWDYIKDNLDSALVLLPKVQRIASEDRDRANRYTALALKSRAMLYAGTIAKYGKVSNNSFQGIRKEMAKTYLLEAAKAAKEIVDDGKYALSTEFGDLFNGKDENNNEIIFRFANVAKTGVAVYEDYWYQSYRIKRAGYCAFMVPPLDVVEQFETLDGKIQPLDYAASKNNPEDFFANRDKRLDATVIYPGGEFLGERFSIYRKTLVKRTDGTTEEYSYEKSEDWMGAGKVPGHEKYMKSGADGIFLNLSAAGTTNWGFFLKKTLYGVKRLDDYLIQENDQDAVVIRYGEVILNLAEAAVELSTYGVNDYLTVAQVAFDQLRSIHGGLPAKTMDLEVVRHERRIDLMYEGFRYWDLKRWRIGEEKMHNKTLKALYPILHIDETTSPASVYYTLEKVEAPDLATRVKWFEERDYYCPLPLSKSPGIVQNDGWN; encoded by the coding sequence ATGAAAGTAAAATCTATCATATATATGGTATTGGCATTGAGCTTGTGCTGTGGATGTAGCGATTGGCTTACTGTCGATTCGAAAACCATTCTTAGTGAAGAGGACATTGCCAAATATCCCGAACTGGCAGAAGCACAGTTCTTATCCAATTATGCGGAATTACGTAAATCAATCCATTGTATTGGTGACGGAGCAATGTCGTACAGGCAACATCATTTGGATGCTTTTACCGATGATGGAGCGAGCAATATTACGTACGAGAATGGGGTTATGAGAAATAACACTCCGGGTACTGTTTTTGGAGGAGTCTTTTCTCAAAGCAAAGGTGAAATATTTGAGGCGGTATGGAATTATAAGACAATCAATGTTGTAAATAAGTTTATCGCCACTTATAAGAATTCGGATAATGAAGGGGTGTTGAGTACAGTCGGTGAGGCTTATTTTATTCGTGCTTATCTGTATTTTGAGATGGTGAAACGATATGGGGGTGTGCCTTTGTATTCAAGTCCGTTGGATGATGTAAGCTCCATCAACAATCGTTCTACAGAGGAAAAATCCTGGGATTATATAAAAGATAACTTGGACTCGGCTCTTGTATTGCTTCCGAAAGTACAGCGTATTGCATCAGAAGATCGTGACCGTGCCAATCGGTATACAGCTTTGGCGTTGAAGTCGAGGGCTATGTTGTATGCGGGGACTATTGCTAAGTATGGAAAAGTTTCAAATAATAGTTTCCAGGGAATCCGCAAAGAAATGGCGAAAACATATTTATTGGAAGCGGCAAAAGCAGCAAAGGAAATCGTTGATGATGGTAAGTATGCGCTCTCTACTGAATTTGGCGATTTGTTTAATGGAAAAGATGAAAATAATAATGAGATAATTTTCCGTTTTGCTAACGTTGCCAAGACAGGAGTGGCTGTATATGAGGATTACTGGTATCAGTCTTATCGTATCAAACGGGCCGGTTACTGTGCCTTTATGGTTCCTCCTTTAGATGTTGTCGAACAATTTGAAACATTAGACGGTAAGATTCAGCCATTGGATTATGCCGCTTCAAAGAATAATCCCGAAGATTTTTTTGCAAACCGTGATAAGCGTCTGGATGCCACTGTTATTTATCCGGGAGGAGAGTTTTTGGGAGAACGTTTCTCTATTTACCGGAAAACACTCGTAAAAAGGACAGATGGAACTACTGAAGAATATTCTTATGAAAAATCTGAAGATTGGATGGGAGCGGGGAAAGTGCCCGGTCACGAAAAATACATGAAAAGTGGGGCAGATGGTATCTTCTTGAACCTTTCTGCCGCAGGAACTACTAACTGGGGATTTTTTCTGAAAAAAACACTTTATGGAGTGAAGAGGCTGGATGATTATCTTATACAAGAAAACGATCAGGATGCAGTCGTTATTCGGTATGGCGAGGTTATTTTAAATTTGGCTGAAGCTGCCGTCGAGCTTTCAACCTATGGAGTGAATGATTATTTAACGGTTGCTCAAGTCGCTTTTGATCAGTTGCGCAGCATACATGGAGGATTGCCTGCAAAAACGATGGATTTGGAGGTTGTACGGCATGAACGTCGGATAGACTTGATGTATGAAGGATTCCGTTATTGGGACTTGAAGCGTTGGCGCATTGGGGAAGAAAAGATGCACAATAAAACGTTGAAGGCTCTCTATCCCATTCTTCATATCGATGAAACAACTTCTCCTGCCTCCGTTTATTATACGTTGGAGAAAGTAGAAGCACCGGATTTGGCTACGAGAGTGAAATGGTTCGAGGAAAGAGACTATTATTGTCCGCTTCCTTTAAGCAAAAGCCCGGGTATCGTGCAGAATGACGGTTGGAATTGA
- a CDS encoding TonB-dependent receptor, producing MELFKKIEEKSDYVFFYYDVLIDKDVKVPARFKNMTVEQILDKVFANMELAYSINKKQITIKKKVLQEKTKKEGQSSIVKGVVFDQSREPLPGVSIVVQGTNIGTVSDLNGAYSIHVPSDDSKIIFSYIGFASVTYSAKEMNKLSEVVLVEDTKTIDEVVVVGYTTRTREKLISSVSTINNQELVKSTVPNLENALTGRVSGVFSRQTSAEPGSDGADLKIRGFGSALVVVDGIPGRNYSDIDPSEIESVSVLKDASAAAVYGMQGANGVILVTTKRGGKNKPTTLDINTRFGLQMPHNYPQPASTPLWQTLVGEYYANMKLINDKNAVITPADMATRDYAYNTNWYEEMIKNAPITQSNINISGGTDKVSYFISAGYLYQGGIWSTNSTDKNRFNFRSNLDADILKNLKLSVGVGAVINSLNYPRSASYEIARKMKDMAPNIPVKWPGHDDYYAFGGEGTVNPMALADKEASGYSKKIAKNLNVDFSLEYKVPFVEGLSLKATMGYTQSDSWNKNWNMNIVYMGYREDAQEYYESASASNANKASLSLEDGFSYNITGQGFINYIRSFGNHNINSGLVFEFSDAENRSTVTSRGEFPSTVLDMMAGGIANKQVTNSEVFRKYRTASFIGRFSYDYRSKYFVDFNFRYDGAQYFADKWGFFPSASVGWMLTNEEFMNPLKKVLNEFKIRASWGELGDLSAASQYYANNEQYYFQSGYQYPGTPMNFGDRTIYGLNPTLNPNPDFTWATSSMINAGVDFKLWNGLLSGSADVFYRQRKGLPAQKANDNAGALATWYNLDHDNTRGFEFSLNHQYKIGEVNYFVGGNMSWSRTRKGNIEHGRFTSGYDEWKWNTEGHWNNVRWGYNCIGRYQSYGEIANAPMHNNSNNNSAILPGDLKYEDWNGDGYIDNYDQRPIGRNAYPELVYGINLGLSWKGVDFSMFWQGGALSDFQIGAFDMDAFQEGATNLNTWEYFGDRWHRADYTDPNSEWIPGYFPAVRDFTSVTINRLSSNFWMWNGSYIRLKNVELGYTLPQRITQKANIKQLRIYANLYNCLTFSSQKFFDPEQLESQYSFASYPQIMSFNVGINLKF from the coding sequence ATGGAACTTTTTAAGAAGATAGAAGAAAAGAGTGATTATGTCTTTTTCTACTATGACGTATTGATAGATAAGGATGTGAAGGTTCCTGCACGTTTCAAAAACATGACAGTAGAGCAAATTCTGGATAAAGTTTTTGCTAACATGGAGCTTGCCTATAGCATTAATAAAAAACAGATAACTATTAAAAAGAAAGTATTGCAGGAAAAAACGAAGAAAGAAGGTCAAAGTTCTATTGTAAAAGGAGTGGTATTCGACCAGTCTCGTGAACCGTTGCCCGGAGTTAGTATTGTAGTGCAAGGTACTAATATCGGGACCGTCAGTGATCTTAATGGAGCTTATTCCATTCATGTGCCTTCGGATGATTCGAAGATTATTTTCTCCTATATAGGTTTCGCTTCTGTGACTTATTCGGCAAAAGAAATGAATAAGCTGTCAGAAGTGGTGTTGGTTGAAGATACAAAAACAATTGATGAAGTGGTTGTGGTAGGATATACGACCCGTACACGTGAGAAATTAATCAGTTCCGTCTCGACTATAAACAATCAGGAATTAGTCAAGTCCACAGTCCCCAATCTGGAGAATGCGTTGACAGGGCGTGTGTCCGGAGTCTTTTCCCGTCAGACTAGTGCTGAACCGGGTTCAGATGGTGCCGATTTGAAAATTCGCGGTTTTGGTTCTGCTTTGGTGGTAGTAGATGGTATTCCGGGAAGAAATTACAGTGATATCGATCCTTCCGAAATTGAGTCCGTTTCCGTATTGAAAGATGCATCGGCTGCCGCTGTTTATGGGATGCAGGGAGCAAATGGAGTTATTCTTGTAACGACTAAAAGAGGAGGAAAAAACAAACCGACGACATTGGATATCAATACGCGCTTCGGATTACAAATGCCTCATAACTATCCACAGCCTGCATCAACCCCGCTGTGGCAGACATTAGTCGGTGAATATTATGCTAATATGAAATTGATTAATGATAAGAACGCGGTAATTACTCCCGCTGATATGGCTACACGTGACTATGCTTATAATACCAATTGGTATGAGGAAATGATAAAGAACGCTCCCATCACCCAGTCCAATATCAATATTTCGGGAGGCACAGATAAAGTCAGTTATTTTATTTCAGCCGGCTATTTATATCAGGGAGGTATTTGGTCAACAAATTCTACTGATAAGAATCGTTTCAATTTCCGTAGTAATTTGGATGCGGATATACTGAAAAACTTGAAGTTATCTGTCGGAGTGGGAGCTGTCATTAACAGTCTGAATTATCCGAGATCCGCTTCGTATGAGATAGCCCGCAAAATGAAAGATATGGCTCCGAATATTCCGGTAAAGTGGCCGGGGCATGACGACTATTATGCCTTTGGTGGGGAAGGTACGGTGAATCCGATGGCATTGGCGGATAAAGAGGCATCCGGATATTCCAAGAAAATAGCCAAGAATCTGAATGTGGATTTTTCTTTAGAGTATAAGGTTCCCTTTGTAGAGGGGCTTTCTTTGAAGGCTACGATGGGATATACGCAATCTGATTCGTGGAATAAGAACTGGAATATGAATATCGTTTATATGGGCTATCGGGAGGATGCGCAGGAATATTATGAGAGTGCTTCCGCCTCTAATGCCAATAAAGCAAGTTTGAGTTTGGAAGATGGTTTTTCCTATAATATAACCGGACAAGGTTTTATCAATTATATCCGTTCGTTCGGGAATCATAATATAAACAGCGGACTGGTCTTTGAATTTTCGGATGCGGAAAACCGTTCTACTGTTACGTCTCGTGGAGAATTTCCTTCTACTGTGTTGGATATGATGGCGGGTGGAATTGCCAATAAACAAGTGACAAATAGTGAAGTTTTCCGTAAATACAGGACGGCTTCTTTCATCGGTCGTTTCTCTTATGATTACCGTTCCAAGTATTTTGTCGATTTCAACTTCCGATATGATGGTGCCCAGTATTTTGCCGATAAGTGGGGTTTCTTTCCCTCTGCCTCTGTAGGATGGATGCTGACAAACGAAGAGTTTATGAACCCGTTGAAGAAAGTCTTGAATGAGTTTAAAATTCGTGCCTCCTGGGGAGAATTGGGTGACTTGTCGGCTGCCAGTCAATATTATGCTAATAATGAGCAATACTATTTTCAAAGCGGCTATCAATATCCGGGTACTCCGATGAATTTTGGTGACCGCACCATTTATGGATTAAATCCCACCTTGAATCCTAATCCTGATTTTACATGGGCTACCTCGTCAATGATAAATGCGGGTGTTGATTTTAAGTTGTGGAATGGTTTGCTTAGCGGATCGGCAGATGTGTTCTATCGTCAGCGTAAGGGACTTCCGGCACAAAAGGCCAATGATAATGCAGGAGCATTGGCTACTTGGTATAACTTAGACCATGACAACACCCGCGGTTTTGAGTTCTCATTGAATCATCAATATAAAATAGGAGAAGTCAACTATTTTGTCGGAGGAAACATGTCGTGGTCCAGAACCCGGAAAGGGAACATTGAGCACGGAAGATTTACAAGCGGTTATGACGAATGGAAATGGAACACTGAAGGACATTGGAATAACGTACGTTGGGGATATAACTGTATTGGACGTTATCAGTCGTATGGAGAAATAGCCAATGCACCCATGCATAATAATTCGAATAATAACAGTGCCATATTGCCGGGTGACTTAAAGTATGAAGACTGGAATGGCGATGGCTATATTGACAATTATGATCAACGTCCTATCGGAAGAAATGCTTATCCGGAGTTGGTATATGGTATTAATCTGGGACTTTCCTGGAAGGGAGTTGATTTCTCCATGTTCTGGCAGGGAGGGGCATTGTCGGACTTCCAGATCGGTGCTTTCGATATGGATGCTTTCCAGGAAGGAGCTACTAACTTGAACACTTGGGAATATTTTGGCGATCGTTGGCATCGTGCCGATTATACTGATCCGAATTCTGAATGGATACCCGGGTATTTTCCGGCAGTCCGAGATTTTACATCAGTAACGATCAATCGTCTAAGTTCTAACTTTTGGATGTGGAATGGAAGTTACATTCGTCTGAAAAACGTGGAGTTGGGATATACTTTGCCACAACGAATTACCCAGAAAGCTAATATCAAACAGTTGAGGATTTATGCGAATCTTTATAACTGCCTGACCTTTTCCTCACAGAAATTCTTTGATCCGGAACAGCTTGAAAGTCAGTATTCGTTTGCCAGCTATCCGCAAATCATGTCATTTAATGTAGGTATAAATCTTAAATTCTAA
- a CDS encoding FecR family protein yields MKEYSSYTTADFLNDDLFLFWYYSGEGDYYRKIIADCPDREPYLKEAMERLAALKWEKPVLPPKEVDNACLKLEQAIQNRKMSQRKHRLYKMRWWSASVAAAILILFVSVEVIWKTAPAIDYLTLLQVNDSVLMSGKTQLFVNDQLKKTFESNPDLNYDQMATDVTEGELNKLVVSYGKRARITLCDGTKIWANAGTVLLYPTHFEDKKREIYVDGEIYIDVTPNPEKPFIIKTSDMGIKVLGTSFNVSAYRDDAEKSIVLVTGKVEVAASNGETVRILPNDRFRQSTDKYVVDKVNVEDYVSWKEGRLSFKNTELSGILKQLSRYYNVRIDYDKQQQITCSGKLNLDDTIEQILNTITETAPVIISKENNVYKVTIKKK; encoded by the coding sequence ATGAAAGAATATTCATCATATACTACAGCTGATTTTTTGAACGATGATTTATTTCTTTTCTGGTATTATTCCGGAGAAGGAGATTATTATCGAAAAATCATTGCCGATTGTCCCGATCGTGAGCCGTATTTAAAAGAAGCGATGGAGAGACTGGCGGCGTTAAAGTGGGAAAAGCCGGTTTTACCCCCAAAAGAAGTGGATAATGCTTGTTTGAAACTGGAACAAGCCATTCAAAATCGGAAAATGTCTCAACGTAAACATCGATTGTATAAGATGAGATGGTGGAGCGCTTCAGTTGCGGCAGCTATTCTTATCCTGTTTGTTTCGGTAGAGGTTATTTGGAAGACTGCTCCGGCAATTGATTATCTAACTTTATTGCAAGTGAACGACTCTGTGTTAATGAGTGGCAAAACACAGCTTTTTGTTAACGATCAGCTGAAAAAAACTTTTGAAAGTAACCCGGATTTGAACTATGACCAAATGGCGACAGATGTTACTGAAGGGGAGCTTAATAAATTAGTTGTTTCGTATGGCAAACGTGCCCGTATCACTCTTTGCGATGGTACGAAAATATGGGCGAATGCAGGAACAGTGCTTTTGTATCCAACACATTTTGAAGATAAGAAACGTGAAATATATGTAGATGGAGAAATATATATTGATGTGACTCCTAATCCGGAGAAACCTTTTATTATTAAAACATCGGATATGGGAATAAAAGTGTTGGGAACGTCTTTCAATGTTTCGGCTTATCGGGATGACGCAGAGAAAAGTATTGTGCTGGTTACAGGTAAAGTGGAGGTAGCAGCGTCTAATGGAGAAACTGTGCGTATTTTACCCAATGACCGGTTCAGGCAATCAACTGATAAATATGTTGTAGACAAAGTGAATGTGGAAGATTATGTGTCGTGGAAAGAGGGACGATTATCGTTTAAAAACACAGAACTTAGTGGAATACTCAAACAGCTGTCCAGATACTATAATGTAAGAATTGATTATGATAAACAACAACAAATCACTTGTAGCGGAAAACTGAATTTGGACGATACGATCGAACAGATATTGAATACTATCACAGAAACGGCTCCTGTGATAATAAGTAAGGAAAACAATGTTTATAAAGTAACAATAAAGAAAAAATAG
- a CDS encoding RNA polymerase sigma factor → MKFWESNHQSVQEGDMQFIALYKFYYQDLYAYGVSLGFNTEDVKDAIQEVYLKLYFNERLCIDEKKIKFYLLRSVRNQLIDWERTKKDTSSIEEEERSFKLSVSVEESFISDEEDLLLKKRVNRILDLLTDHQREIVYLHFIEEMPYEEIAVMLDMKIQTVRGQVFKAMEKLRKLDSKDYFLFFLILYLHGVSVFK, encoded by the coding sequence ATGAAGTTCTGGGAATCAAATCATCAATCTGTTCAGGAAGGGGATATGCAATTTATTGCACTTTACAAATTCTACTATCAAGATTTGTATGCTTATGGAGTGAGTTTGGGGTTCAATACCGAAGATGTGAAAGATGCAATTCAAGAAGTATATCTAAAATTGTATTTCAATGAGCGCCTGTGTATTGATGAGAAGAAAATAAAATTTTATTTGTTGCGTTCGGTTAGGAATCAGCTGATTGATTGGGAGCGTACAAAGAAAGATACATCTTCTATAGAAGAAGAGGAAAGGAGTTTTAAATTATCCGTATCCGTTGAAGAAAGCTTTATTTCTGATGAAGAAGACTTATTACTGAAAAAAAGGGTGAATAGAATTCTTGATTTGCTGACAGATCATCAGCGGGAAATAGTCTATTTACATTTTATAGAGGAAATGCCTTATGAAGAGATTGCGGTAATGCTGGATATGAAAATTCAAACGGTGCGCGGACAAGTCTTTAAAGCGATGGAGAAATTAAGAAAACTGGATTCAAAAGATTATTTTCTGTTTTTTCTTATCTTATACCTGCATGGCGTTTCTGTTTTTAAATAG